The DNA region CGCTCCGTGCCCGGCGTGCTGAAGAACGCGCTGGACCACGGCTCGCGTCCGTATGGCCAGAGCGTGTGGGGCAACAAGCCGGCAGGGGTGCTGGGCGTGTCCATCGGCACCATCGGCACGGCCGTGGCGCAGCAGCACCTGCGCACCATCCTGGCTTATTTGGACGTGCCCACCCTCGGCCAACCCGAAGCGTTCATCCAGGCCAAGGACAGCCTGTTCGACGACCAAGGCAACATCGGCGAGGCGAGCCGCCAGTTTTTGCAGACCTGGATGGACAAATACGTCGCCTGGATCAAGCAGCACGCCAAGGTCTGAGGCCCGACCGCGGGGCGCGAGGCCGACGGCCTTGCGCGCCCACCGGCGGAGCACTCTCCGGCCCGCCGCTCAGAGCCGGCGCAGACGCTCCAGCGCCGCGCGCAGCGTGGCGTCCTGCTTGGCGAAGCAAAAACGCACCACCCGCTGGTCGAAGCCGTCGCCATAGAAGGCCGACAGGGGAATGGCCGCTACGCCGATCTCGCGCGTGAGCCATTGGCAGAAATCGGCCTCGTTCAGGTCGCTCACCGCCGAGATGTCGACGCACTGGAAGTAGCTGCCCGTGCTGGGCAGCAGCTTCAGGCGCGAGCCTTCGAGGCCCTGGCGGAACAGGTCGCGCTTGGCCTGGTAGAAGGCGGGCAGATCGAGGTAGGGCCGCGGGTTGGCCAGGTACTGGGCCAGCCCGTGCTGTACCGGCGT from Paracidovorax wautersii includes:
- a CDS encoding NAD(P)H-dependent oxidoreductase, with the translated sequence MNNQYQIAVVVGSLRQDSLNRKLATALARLAPADFTFVQVRIDDLPLYNQDDDSHQAASVMRLKSEVSASQGLLFVTPEYNRSVPGVLKNALDHGSRPYGQSVWGNKPAGVLGVSIGTIGTAVAQQHLRTILAYLDVPTLGQPEAFIQAKDSLFDDQGNIGEASRQFLQTWMDKYVAWIKQHAKV